In a genomic window of Candidatus Bathyarchaeota archaeon:
- a CDS encoding ATP-binding protein: MVELSRHSAKIEPSTHAQTDFAFENVGSVFSTCKVSLDKERLQSILENIPSAVILIEKPDATVTYANKRAIELYGVNPCGVSLEKHVSSLRILTMDGRVSPTKELHIYRALFNGETVRDTHVIIERADGQRFILNLSVKPLYDEQGEVTAAIAIFDDVTERVKTEQALKESEERLNMAQKIAHVGNWEYYVKEDRAVWSEELFYIFGLTPRPTGLSMDEYLAYVHPDDRKAMDQQMFNGNLMAAASFDYRIIRDDGTVRVLHTERVVREVGADKRPLQVVGVEQDITERKEAELKLQEYAKNLERLVDERTKQLRDVERLAAIGQTAGMIGHDIRNPLQAIAGELFLMRQDVDTSSDSECKSRMQESLTSIQQQIDYINKIVSDLQDYARPLQPELTEVDLCTTIPRLLNSVYVPSNIDAVARCDARLPKIKLDLTFLKRILVNLVTNAIQAMPDGGKLTIKATQQKDTVSIAVIDTGVGIPDSIKPKLFQPLMTTKSKGQGFGLAVVRRLVEIMGGTITFESKVGKGTQFILTFPKQST; this comes from the coding sequence ATGGTTGAGTTGTCAAGACACTCTGCCAAAATAGAACCCTCAACCCATGCTCAAACCGATTTTGCCTTCGAAAATGTGGGTTCTGTTTTTTCGACATGCAAGGTGTCTTTGGATAAGGAACGGCTTCAAAGTATCCTGGAGAACATTCCTTCAGCCGTTATTCTAATTGAGAAACCAGACGCCACCGTAACCTACGCCAATAAACGCGCCATCGAATTATACGGCGTCAACCCCTGCGGGGTCAGCTTAGAGAAACATGTTTCATCGCTAAGGATTTTAACGATGGATGGCCGCGTAAGCCCCACAAAGGAACTTCACATTTATCGAGCGCTGTTCAACGGGGAAACCGTGCGGGATACTCACGTGATTATTGAACGCGCTGATGGTCAACGTTTCATTTTAAACCTCAGCGTTAAACCCCTCTATGATGAGCAGGGTGAAGTCACTGCGGCTATAGCCATATTTGATGATGTGACGGAGCGCGTTAAAACCGAGCAGGCCCTAAAAGAAAGCGAGGAACGCCTAAACATGGCGCAGAAAATCGCGCATGTCGGCAACTGGGAATACTACGTGAAGGAGGACCGCGCGGTTTGGTCTGAAGAACTTTTCTACATTTTTGGTTTAACCCCTCGACCCACCGGTTTGAGTATGGATGAATATTTGGCGTATGTTCATCCTGACGACCGAAAAGCAATGGATCAGCAAATGTTCAATGGAAACCTAATGGCGGCTGCCAGTTTTGATTACCGCATTATCCGAGACGACGGCACAGTGCGTGTACTGCATACTGAGCGGGTAGTTAGAGAAGTCGGCGCCGACAAGAGACCCCTACAGGTTGTGGGTGTAGAGCAGGACATAACGGAGCGCAAAGAAGCCGAACTAAAACTTCAAGAATACGCAAAAAACCTCGAACGCCTAGTCGATGAACGTACCAAACAGCTGCGTGATGTGGAACGTCTAGCCGCGATTGGGCAAACCGCTGGCATGATTGGGCATGACATCCGCAACCCTCTGCAGGCTATTGCGGGCGAGTTGTTTTTGATGCGGCAAGATGTCGATACATCTTCCGATAGCGAATGCAAATCAAGAATGCAAGAAAGCCTAACCTCAATACAGCAACAAATTGACTACATAAACAAGATTGTCTCTGACCTTCAAGATTATGCGCGACCGCTGCAGCCTGAACTTACCGAAGTGGATCTCTGCACAACTATCCCTCGACTGCTAAATTCCGTTTATGTCCCCAGTAACATAGATGCTGTGGCTCGATGCGACGCGCGCCTCCCGAAAATAAAGTTGGACTTAACTTTTTTGAAGCGTATTTTGGTTAATTTGGTTACTAACGCTATTCAAGCCATGCCAGACGGCGGGAAACTCACTATCAAAGCCACCCAACAAAAAGACACCGTATCAATAGCGGTGATTGACACGGGCGTGGGCATCCCCGATAGCATTAAACCTAAACTTTTCCAGCCGCTTATGACCACCAAATCAAAAGGGCAAGGTTTCGGTTTAGCGGTGGTTCGGCGGCTGGTGGAAATTATGGGCGGCACCATCACGTTTGAGAGCAAAGTCGGCAAAGGCACCCAATTCATCCTAACTTTTCCCAAACAATCAACCTAA
- a CDS encoding DUF4386 domain-containing protein — protein MAGLFYLIFILTTVFASYIRGNIIVTGDAAVTANNIVASQGLFRVGFVTELVSAVFFVLAAWALYVLLKPVNKNLALLFLLLNLGGVAVECLNALNLFAALQVLSGANYLTAFQTGQLQAMAMSFLDLYTSGFAIAQIFFSAWLLPLGYLVYKSGFLPKWLGLLLILDFFGNMSWFLQVFLLPDYRILSYPGNAISFIAEIALTVWLLIMAVKEQKLNDNPH, from the coding sequence ATGGCGGGGCTTTTTTACCTCATTTTCATCTTAACTACTGTTTTCGCCTCGTATATTCGAGGAAATATTATTGTGACCGGAGACGCAGCAGTCACAGCTAACAATATTGTGGCTTCTCAAGGGCTATTCCGGGTCGGTTTTGTAACCGAGCTAGTATCTGCAGTGTTTTTCGTTTTAGCGGCATGGGCGTTATACGTGTTGTTAAAACCGGTTAACAAAAACCTGGCTTTGCTGTTCTTGTTATTAAACTTGGGCGGTGTCGCTGTAGAGTGCCTTAATGCGCTAAATCTGTTTGCTGCCCTTCAAGTTTTGAGCGGCGCTAATTACTTAACCGCGTTTCAAACAGGTCAACTGCAAGCCATGGCAATGTCATTTCTCGATTTATACACAAGTGGGTTTGCAATCGCCCAGATATTTTTTAGCGCTTGGTTACTTCCCCTTGGATACTTAGTTTATAAATCTGGCTTCCTTCCTAAATGGTTAGGCTTACTGTTAATCCTTGATTTCTTCGGTAACATGAGTTGGTTTTTGCAGGTTTTCCTTCTCCCCGACTACAGAATATTATCTTATCCAGGAAATGCGATCAGCTTCATTGCGGAAATTGCTCTAACTGTGTGGCTTTTGATTATGGCTGTGAAGGAACAGAAATTAAATGACAACCCCCACTGA